A single region of the Clostridiales bacterium genome encodes:
- a CDS encoding pyrimidine-nucleoside phosphorylase, which produces MFMKDIILKKRNGLELSNEEIDFFIQNYTRGLIPDYQASALLMAIYFQKMNKRETADLTMSMVNSGERLDLSEVGGILVDKHSTGGVGDKTTLVLLPMVSACGLSVPKMSGRGLGLTGGTIDKLESIDGLSTDMADKKFIENVKKVGFAISSQTDNIVPADKKLYALRDVTGTVDNISLIASSVMSKKIACGADAIVLDVKTGNGAFMRCKDDAFELAREMVDIGNSLDKKTVAVVSDMDQPLGKSVGNALEVKEAIDTLQGNGPEDLLDLCLVLGSHMLLLAKEATDFKEAKGKLLQTIDSGQALCKFRQFVSAQGGDPKIIEDAGSLVRSKCIETIYSQSEGYIEKISALEIAKTCSILGCGRNTKDSRIDPYAGVVLNKKTGDRVLKGEKIATIYGSNADIVKQGIKKLKNSFSISKDKVPERQLIYGIVTEKGTEKYKNGLFPFIA; this is translated from the coding sequence GTTTATGAAGGATATTATATTAAAAAAGAGGAATGGTCTTGAACTTTCAAATGAAGAAATCGATTTTTTCATACAAAATTATACAAGGGGCCTGATACCCGATTATCAGGCTTCAGCGCTACTTATGGCCATTTACTTTCAAAAAATGAACAAAAGGGAAACTGCCGATCTTACGATGTCCATGGTTAATTCAGGCGAAAGGCTCGATTTAAGCGAAGTAGGCGGAATACTCGTGGATAAACACAGCACCGGTGGCGTCGGCGATAAAACGACTCTTGTGCTGCTGCCCATGGTATCGGCATGCGGTCTTTCAGTCCCTAAGATGTCCGGAAGAGGCCTCGGGCTAACAGGTGGAACAATAGACAAACTTGAGTCCATAGATGGCCTTTCGACAGATATGGCCGATAAAAAATTTATTGAAAATGTAAAAAAAGTCGGATTTGCTATAAGCTCTCAGACAGATAACATTGTGCCTGCCGATAAGAAACTGTATGCATTGAGGGATGTAACCGGAACTGTGGATAATATTTCGCTGATCGCAAGCAGCGTGATGAGCAAAAAAATAGCCTGCGGAGCGGATGCCATCGTACTGGATGTAAAAACGGGGAACGGTGCGTTTATGAGATGCAAAGACGATGCATTCGAACTTGCAAGGGAAATGGTGGATATAGGGAATAGCCTTGATAAAAAAACTGTAGCCGTGGTTTCCGATATGGACCAGCCCCTTGGGAAGTCTGTCGGTAATGCCCTTGAAGTCAAGGAGGCTATAGACACTCTTCAAGGAAACGGTCCTGAAGATTTGCTGGACCTATGCCTGGTTTTGGGAAGTCATATGTTGCTTCTTGCCAAAGAAGCAACGGATTTTAAAGAAGCAAAGGGCAAACTTCTTCAAACTATAGACAGCGGACAGGCACTTTGTAAATTCAGGCAGTTCGTTTCTGCACAGGGCGGAGATCCTAAGATTATAGAGGACGCAGGATCGCTTGTCCGTTCAAAATGTATCGAAACTATATATTCGCAGAGTGAAGGATATATTGAGAAAATATCTGCCTTGGAAATTGCAAAAACTTGTTCCATACTTGGTTGTGGAAGAAATACAAAAGACAGCCGCATAGACCCTTACGCGGGGGTTGTTCTGAATAAAAAAACAGGTGACAGAGTATTAAAGGGAGAAAAGATAGCTACAATTTATGGGAGTAATGCCGATATAGTTAAACAGGGCATCAAAAAATTGAAAAATTCATTTTCCATCAGCAAAGACAAAGTTCCGGAAAGGCAGCTTATATATGGCATAGTTACCGAAAAAGGAACAGAAAAGTATAAAAATGGTCTATTTCCATTTATAGCATAA
- a CDS encoding segregation/condensation protein A, whose translation MIEYKVKLQNFEGPFDLLYDLIEKAEVDIYDIPVAEITNQYLDYINKMDYLDLDNASEFILMAATLIQIKSKMLLPKANDADDETAASQDDPRLELVEKLLEYKKYKNISEQLKEMEKQRFDVFYKNAEIINDIEEDDILKNVSIDDIVQAFEDVLKRCDGKAVQNDRFRQVLTQDEYTVKDKIKEIRNIMELTNTLYFSGLFNGKSSRMEIIITFLAVLELMRLRNVTAYQERAYSDIIIKKVN comes from the coding sequence TTGATAGAATACAAAGTTAAACTTCAAAATTTTGAAGGCCCTTTTGATCTTTTATATGACCTTATTGAAAAAGCGGAAGTTGACATTTATGACATACCTGTTGCTGAAATAACAAATCAATATTTGGATTATATAAACAAAATGGATTATCTGGATCTGGATAATGCCAGCGAATTTATTTTGATGGCTGCAACGCTTATTCAGATAAAGTCTAAAATGCTTCTTCCAAAGGCTAACGATGCGGATGATGAAACGGCAGCGAGTCAGGATGACCCGCGCCTTGAACTTGTAGAAAAGCTGCTCGAATATAAAAAGTACAAAAATATATCTGAACAATTAAAAGAGATGGAGAAACAGCGTTTCGATGTTTTTTATAAAAATGCCGAAATAATAAATGACATTGAGGAAGACGATATACTTAAAAATGTATCTATTGATGATATAGTACAAGCCTTTGAGGATGTTTTAAAGAGATGCGACGGAAAAGCAGTGCAGAATGACCGCTTCAGGCAGGTGCTTACACAGGATGAATATACTGTCAAGGATAAAATAAAGGAAATAAGAAATATTATGGAATTAACTAACACATTATATTTCAGTGGACTTTTTAATGGAAAATCAAGCAGAATGGAAATCATAATCACGTTTTTAGCAGTTCTGGAACTTATGCGTTTAAGAAATGTGACAGCTTATCAGGAAAGGGCATATTCGGATATCATTATTAAGAAAGTAAATTGA
- the scpB gene encoding SMC-Scp complex subunit ScpB, producing the protein MENDLNFYEQVLWDEKENVLDKSEIKAIIEGLLFTSGEPLSLDEISGILEMKKSKVRDIINEMIEEFNKDRRGIQVIEFRDKYQLCTRPEHAKYIKRLLKPKPRQSLSRAALETLAIIAYKQPVTRQSIDSIRGVKSDKIIESLIEKKLVKDAGRLETPGRPIIYKTTDEFLKYFSLKDISDLPQIEDIHHDE; encoded by the coding sequence ATGGAAAATGATTTGAATTTTTATGAACAAGTTTTATGGGATGAAAAAGAGAATGTCTTGGATAAAAGCGAGATAAAGGCTATAATAGAAGGGCTCTTGTTTACTTCGGGGGAGCCTTTAAGCCTTGATGAAATATCCGGCATACTTGAGATGAAAAAATCAAAGGTAAGGGATATCATAAATGAAATGATAGAGGAGTTTAATAAAGACCGAAGGGGAATACAGGTGATAGAATTCAGGGACAAATATCAACTGTGTACAAGGCCTGAGCATGCAAAATATATAAAGAGGCTTCTCAAGCCAAAGCCCAGGCAAAGCCTGTCAAGGGCGGCTCTTGAAACACTTGCGATAATCGCATACAAGCAACCTGTAACGAGGCAGAGCATAGATTCTATAAGAGGTGTGAAATCAGACAAAATCATTGAGAGCCTCATTGAAAAAAAGCTGGTAAAGGATGCCGGAAGGCTCGAAACTCCGGGAAGACCGATAATATATAAAACCACGGATGAGTTTTTGAAATACTTCTCTCTCAAGGATATATCCGATCTTCCTCAAATCGAAGATATTCATCATGATGAATAA
- a CDS encoding D-alanyl-D-alanine carboxypeptidase family protein has translation MRNKKVISLFLIFLIVFSMTAYRVSAKTELPFDVNAKSALLMDFSSGKILYEKNSHEKLPPASVTKIMTMLLTLEAVDSGKIKLNDMVTVSDYACTMGGTQLFLAPGEKRTVEELLKGVTVESANDAAVALAEYLKGSEELFVKSMNERAKQLGMNDTHFSNCNGLPIENHYTSAYDIAIMSRELLKHSKIFNYTKIWMETISEGRQKPFTMVNKNKMIRTYNGCDGLKTGSTDEAKFCISATAIRNNMRLISVIMASPTRDIRNKEAGKLMDYGFANYEDVKLADKKDVIGKVKVLKGKEPSINAVPRDDFNILIEKGSKSEITKEIRINKTLSAEIKKGQKIGEIIASMNGKEIGSMDIVSDGTVKKASSIDLIGKSFREWITSGK, from the coding sequence GTGAGAAATAAAAAGGTAATATCATTGTTTTTAATATTTCTAATAGTGTTTTCTATGACAGCATATAGAGTATCCGCTAAAACGGAGCTTCCTTTTGATGTGAATGCAAAGTCGGCGCTCCTTATGGATTTTTCATCAGGGAAAATACTGTATGAGAAAAATTCCCATGAAAAGCTTCCACCGGCAAGTGTAACCAAAATAATGACCATGCTTCTTACACTGGAGGCTGTGGATTCAGGAAAAATAAAATTGAACGATATGGTCACGGTCAGTGATTATGCATGTACGATGGGTGGCACTCAGCTTTTTCTGGCCCCCGGTGAAAAAAGAACCGTTGAGGAACTTTTAAAGGGCGTGACTGTCGAGTCTGCAAATGATGCCGCAGTGGCATTGGCTGAATACCTTAAGGGAAGCGAGGAACTTTTCGTAAAAAGCATGAACGAGAGAGCAAAGCAGTTGGGAATGAACGATACTCATTTTTCAAACTGCAATGGCCTTCCCATAGAAAATCATTATACATCCGCTTACGATATAGCTATAATGTCAAGAGAGCTTTTGAAGCACAGCAAGATATTTAATTATACAAAGATATGGATGGAGACGATATCTGAAGGCAGACAAAAGCCCTTCACGATGGTAAATAAAAACAAGATGATTAGAACGTACAACGGCTGTGACGGCCTTAAGACCGGTTCAACCGATGAGGCGAAATTCTGCATATCCGCAACAGCCATAAGGAATAACATGAGGCTTATATCAGTAATAATGGCATCGCCTACACGCGATATAAGGAATAAAGAAGCAGGCAAGCTGATGGACTACGGATTTGCAAATTATGAAGATGTTAAGCTTGCTGATAAGAAAGATGTGATAGGCAAGGTAAAAGTATTAAAGGGTAAAGAACCTTCGATAAATGCGGTTCCCAGGGATGATTTCAATATACTCATCGAGAAGGGAAGCAAGAGCGAAATAACGAAAGAAATAAGGATAAATAAGACTCTGAGTGCGGAAATCAAGAAGGGTCAAAAAATCGGTGAAATCATTGCATCGATGAATGGAAAAGAGATCGGCAGTATGGACATTGTATCTGATGGAACCGTTAAAAAAGCCAGCTCGATCGATTTGATCGGCAAATCTTTTAGAGAATGGATAACATCCGGCAAATAA